The Streptomyces sp. GSL17-111 region CCACCGCACCCCCGGAGTTCTCCGCCCCCGACTGACGCCACCCCGGCCCGTCCCGTCCCGTTCCGGGACTCTTCCGCGCCACCCTCGCGGCGCCGGGCCGCGAGGGTGGCGCGGCGTCGTAGGGTCGGGGCATGAACGAGGACGCAGCGCAGACCGGACCGGCCGTGTACGCGTGCACGTTGGGGGCCGCCGAGGAGCCGGACAGCCTGCTCCTTCCGGGTCACGACGTACCGCTGGGCCGTTACACCACGGTGCGGCGGCTGCTGCCGCACCGCGAGCGGCGGATGATCGGCGCCTGGTGCTTCGCGGACCACTTCGGCCCCGACGACGTCGCCGAGCGCCCCGGCATGCAGATCGCACCCCACCCCCACACCGGGCTCCAGACCGTCACCTGGCTGGTGGAGGGCGAGATCGTGCACGCCGACAGCCTCGGCAGCCTGCAGCCGATCGTGCCGGGCGCCCTGAACCTCATGACCTCGGGGCACGGCATCTCCCACTCCGAGCAGTCCCCGCCGGACCACCCGCCCGTGATGCACGGGCTCCAGCTGTGGATCGCCCTGCCCGACGACGCCCGGCACCAGCCGCCGCGTTTCGAGCACCACGCGGACCTGCCGACCGTGCGGGACGGCGCGGCGACGGTGACGGTCGTCGTCGGCGAGCTGGCCGGTGCCCGGTCGCCCGCCCGGGTGCACAGCCCCCTCCTCGGCGCCGAGGTGAGCTTCGACGCCCCCGGCATCCTCCGGCTGCCCGTGGACCCCGCCTTCGAGACGGGGGCCCTGATCCTTTCGGGCAGGGCCACGGTCGCCGGGACGGAGCTCGCCCCCGGCGCCCTGCTCCACCTCGGCCAGGGCCGCACCGAGGTCACCGTCGAGGTCACGGAGCCGGCGCGGATCTTCCTGCTCGGCGGCACGCCGTTCGAGGAGCCGCTCGTCATGTGGTGGAACTTCGTCGGGCGCACCCACGAGGAGATCGTGCGCGCCCGGGACGACTGGGAGGCCGGTGGCCGCTTCGGCACGGTCGAGCACTGCGCCGACGCCCCGCTGCCCGCCCCCGCCCTCCCCACCGTCCGCCTCAAACCCCGGAGCCGCACCGGCGACACCCGCTGACGGCTCGCGGAGCAGGCCTCAGTCCGCGTGCCGCAGTGCGCGTTCGGCGGCGGTCACGGTGGCTTCCAGCCGTGCGCCGTGTGCGCCGCGCCAGTACACGCGGGCGCAGGTTCGGCAGCGCGTGAAGGCGTCGTAGGTCCGCAGCGTCCCCGGTTCCAGTCGGTGGGCGACCTCGGCCTTGGCGACGGGGGCCAGCCGGCCGTTGCAGGCGGGGCAGCGTGTCCAGGGGGCGAGCGGCGGGGCGAACCGCTCCAGGACGTCGGTGAGTTGATCGTCGGGCCGGGTGCCGCGGACGAAGGCGCCCAGCCACAGGGCGCGGCGGCGGAGCAGGCCCCGGTCCTGGGTGAGCAGGACGCGGTGCTCGGCCCCGGAGCGGGCCACGAGCGCGGGGTCGTCGGCGTTGTTGGAGTAGGCGCTGTCGAGCCCGACCAGCCGCAGCCGACGCGCGAGCGCGCCGAGGTGGACGTCGACGAGGAAGCGGGGCGGACTCTCCGGCAGGGCCTGCGGGCGCGGCACGGCGCTGACGTCGACGAGGCCGCCGCCGGGCGGCCGGTGTGCGGGCGGCACGGGCTCGCCGTCCAGGGTCAGGCCGCCGACCTCGGTGAGCGGCACGCCGAGCGACTGCACGACGTGGCCGAGCGTGGAGGTCCGGTCGTACGGCACCCGCGGCCGTTCCCGGTCGCGGAAGCGGGGGGTCAGCAGGAAGCGCAGCTCCCCGGCGACGCGGAACTCCAGCTCGCCGCCGTCCGCCCGGTCGTTCATCGCGGGGTCCGGGGCACCGGGCCTCAGCGGCCCATGCGCAGCCCGTCCTCCTCGGCGCCCCGGCTCAGCGCGGCGTCCCGGATGACGTCCAGGGCCCGGGTGTAGAGGGCGTGGTCGGGCCGCTCCTTGAGGGCGCGGGGGAGGTTGACCACGCGCAGCGGGTCGTTGTCCATGACGTGCGGGACGAACTCCGCCGTGCGTACCCGCCAGGCTTCGCCCTCCCGCTGCGGCGGGGCGAAGGTGAAGCGGGCCGCCGAGCCCATCTGTCCGCGCGAGTCGTTCATGACGCCCGCCACCTGGTCGCCCATGCCGTACACGACCCAGGTGCCGTTGACCTTCTCGTAGGGCTGGGGGACGTGGACGTGGGTCCCGACGAGGAGGTCGATGGCGCGCCGTCCGTCCGCGCGGGCGGCGGTGAGCTCCTCGGCGAGGGCGAGCTGCCGGTCGTCGGGCGCCTCCTGGTACTCGGTGCCCCAGTGCATGCTCACCACGACGACGTCGGCTCCGGCCTTCCGGGCGGCGCGGGCGTCGGCGACGATCCGCTCGGGGTCGGTGAGGTTGACGAGGTGGGGCCGGTCCTCGGGGACGGGGATGCCGTTGGTCCCGTAGGTGTAGGCCAGTTGGGCGACCTGGGCGCCGCCGGCCTCCATGAGGGCGGGCCGGTCGCGTTCGGCCGCGCTGCGGGCGGAGCCGACGTGCCGGACACCGGCCGCGTCCAGGGCCTCCAGGGTCCGGGTGACGCCGTCGGCGCCGGCGTCGAGCGTGTGGTTGGAGGCGGTCGAGCAGGAGTCGTAGCCGGTCTCCGCGATGGCCTGGGCGACCTGCGGGGGCGTACGGAACATGGGGTATCCGCTGAACGGGCCGTCGTCCGCGCCCAGGACCGTCTCCAGGTGGCAGATGGCCAGGTCGGCGCCGGCCACGACGGGTTCGGCCCCGGCGAGCATCCGGCGGAAGTCGTGGCCGCCCCCGGCGTCGGCGTCGGCGGCGGCCTGCCGGATGACGGAGTCGTGGCTGAGGATGTCGCCGGTGGCGACCAAGGTGAAGGGTTCCCGCTCGTCGGTCGCGGAGGCCGGGGTACGGCCGCTCGCCGTCGTGGACGGCTCGGCGCTGCCGCCGCCGCAGCCTGTGAGGGGGACCAGCAGGGCGAGGGCGACGGGCACGGTGGCCGCACGGCGTCGGGTGTGGTGCCTCACAGTACCGCTCCGTAGTCATATGAATATGATTAATAGGACAATCACATTCATTGACGCGCGGCGGCACGTCCGAACACCGCCACACCCGGCGGATCGCCGGGATGGCGGTGCGGAACCACTCGTTCAGGCTCGGCCCGGGTCCTCGGCGGGATACCGGACGGGCGCTACGCCGGGTGCGTGACCCGGATCTTCGACTGCTGGTGCGGCAGCTCCTCCCAGTCGTCCATCGGGCGGGCCGTCAGCCCGTGCGACTCCGCGAGCCGGACGAGCGTCTCGGTGCGGTAGTAGAAGTCCTCCCGCAGGACCTGGTGCTCGGCGCCGAGCGTCCGGTTGTAGGTGAAGTCGAAGAAGCCGCCGGGCGCCAGGACGCGGCCCACGTGCTTCAGGCACTCGTCGATCACCTGGACGGGCGAGTGCGAGAAGACGCTGTGCGCGTGCACGACGGTGAAGTGACCGTCCGGCAGGTGCGCCAGCCGCAGGTCGTCGACCAGCGTCAGACACGGCAGTTTGGCCTGCAGCCCGTGCCGCACCAGCGTCTCGCGGGCCGAGAGGAGGATCTCGGGCGAGATGTCCATGCCGTGGTAGTGCGCGGGGTTCAGGTAGGCGATGAACAGCCGACCCGCCCGGAGGTTCCCGCAGCCGATCTCCAGCATCCGGTCGTCGGGGCTCAGGCCGTGCCGCACGAGGTAGTCGAACTGCATATCGCCCAGGGCCAGCCACCGTTCGTGCGTCGCGCTGCCGACCGCCGACTCGGGGTTGCGGGCGGTGTCGTCCTTCATCACCGCCCGGTAGTAGGCGACGTGGTCGCTGCCCGTCATCCGCCGCAGCCGTAGGTCGCGTACGTAGCGCCGCAGGTAGGGAGGTACCCGCGTCGGGTGCCGCAGGGCGTACTGGAGCCGGTGGGCCAGGGAGGAGCGGTCGGTGTGCAGTCGTCGGGACACGGCAAGCGCCTTTCACCGGTGCGCGGGGGCGGACCGGTGAAAGGCGCCCTCCGCGGCAGGGGCTGTGTG contains the following coding sequences:
- a CDS encoding pirin family protein, with product MNEDAAQTGPAVYACTLGAAEEPDSLLLPGHDVPLGRYTTVRRLLPHRERRMIGAWCFADHFGPDDVAERPGMQIAPHPHTGLQTVTWLVEGEIVHADSLGSLQPIVPGALNLMTSGHGISHSEQSPPDHPPVMHGLQLWIALPDDARHQPPRFEHHADLPTVRDGAATVTVVVGELAGARSPARVHSPLLGAEVSFDAPGILRLPVDPAFETGALILSGRATVAGTELAPGALLHLGQGRTEVTVEVTEPARIFLLGGTPFEEPLVMWWNFVGRTHEEIVRARDDWEAGGRFGTVEHCADAPLPAPALPTVRLKPRSRTGDTR
- a CDS encoding Mut7-C RNAse domain-containing protein, which encodes MNDRADGGELEFRVAGELRFLLTPRFRDRERPRVPYDRTSTLGHVVQSLGVPLTEVGGLTLDGEPVPPAHRPPGGGLVDVSAVPRPQALPESPPRFLVDVHLGALARRLRLVGLDSAYSNNADDPALVARSGAEHRVLLTQDRGLLRRRALWLGAFVRGTRPDDQLTDVLERFAPPLAPWTRCPACNGRLAPVAKAEVAHRLEPGTLRTYDAFTRCRTCARVYWRGAHGARLEATVTAAERALRHAD
- a CDS encoding CapA family protein, which produces MRHHTRRRAATVPVALALLVPLTGCGGGSAEPSTTASGRTPASATDEREPFTLVATGDILSHDSVIRQAAADADAGGGHDFRRMLAGAEPVVAGADLAICHLETVLGADDGPFSGYPMFRTPPQVAQAIAETGYDSCSTASNHTLDAGADGVTRTLEALDAAGVRHVGSARSAAERDRPALMEAGGAQVAQLAYTYGTNGIPVPEDRPHLVNLTDPERIVADARAARKAGADVVVVSMHWGTEYQEAPDDRQLALAEELTAARADGRRAIDLLVGTHVHVPQPYEKVNGTWVVYGMGDQVAGVMNDSRGQMGSAARFTFAPPQREGEAWRVRTAEFVPHVMDNDPLRVVNLPRALKERPDHALYTRALDVIRDAALSRGAEEDGLRMGR
- a CDS encoding class I SAM-dependent methyltransferase; the protein is MSRRLHTDRSSLAHRLQYALRHPTRVPPYLRRYVRDLRLRRMTGSDHVAYYRAVMKDDTARNPESAVGSATHERWLALGDMQFDYLVRHGLSPDDRMLEIGCGNLRAGRLFIAYLNPAHYHGMDISPEILLSARETLVRHGLQAKLPCLTLVDDLRLAHLPDGHFTVVHAHSVFSHSPVQVIDECLKHVGRVLAPGGFFDFTYNRTLGAEHQVLREDFYYRTETLVRLAESHGLTARPMDDWEELPHQQSKIRVTHPA